CTTTCCTGCACGTTGCTTCATCATTTGACGTGTCACAGCTTTCGTACAGAGGAACACGCCTTTTAGATTGATGTTGATAACATCATCCCATTCGTCTTCCTTCATGCGCATCAACAAATTATCACGCGTAATTCCTGCATTATTTACGAGCATATCAATAGAACCAAACGTTTTCAATGTCTCATCGATCATTTGTTTCACTTGTTCGGCATCCGAAACGTTTGCTTGGATGGCAAAAGCATCTCCGCCGGATTGTTTGATCAATTCAACGACTTCTTCCGCTTTTTCTTTGCTGCCACTATAGTTGACCGCTACACGAGCGCCTTCTTTTCCTAGCAAAATTGCAATCTCGCGTCCAATTCCTCTTGAAGCGCCTGTAACGATCGCCGATTTTCTTTCAAATCTACCCATTATTCCCACCCTTTCGCTGCATCAATGACTGCTTGCATTGTCTCTTTGTCATAGACAGGAAGCACTGTAACAGATCTATCTATTTTCTTAACAAGGCCGCTGAGCACTTTTCCAGGGCCGCATTCAATGAAATGTGTAACACCAAGGTTGATCAATTTTCGAACGGAGTCTTCCCATCTAACCGGGGAATATAATTGTTCCACAAGGAGTTGCTTGATTTCCTCACGATCTGAAACCGTTTCCGCATTCACATTAGCGATGACAGGTATCAATGCGTCTTTCATTGCAACTTCATCCAACGCTTTTTTCAGACGATCCGCTGCAGGTTTCATAAGGGATGAGTGGAATGGTCCGCTCACATCCAAGGGAATCGCTCTTTTCGCTCCCGCTTCCTTAAGCTCGATACAAGCTTTTTCGACGCCTGCTTTCGTTCCCGATATGACAATTTGTCCAGGACAATTCAAATTGGCCGGTTGGACCGAATCGCCATTAGCTGTAATGGCATCCGTCACTTCTTGCAGCTTTTCGCTATCCAGTCCTAAAATGGCGGCCATCGCCCCTTCTCCGGCAGGAACCGCATCGTTCATGAATAGTCCACGCTTATGGACAACCGACACACCGTCCTCAAATGAAAGGACGCCTGAAGCGACGAGGGCAGTATACTCACCAAGACTATGTCCAGCTGTATAGTCAGGTGTAATTCCTTCCTCAACAAGCCTTGAAGCAATCATAGCGCCGACTGTCAACAATGCGGGCTGCGCATTATATGTCAATGTCAGTTCCTCTTGGGGGCCTTCTGTAATCAAACGGCTTAAGCCGAACTGCAATACTTCATCAGCCTGTTCTAGGAAACTCCCGCCACTATTGAATAGTTCTGCTCCCATTCCGACAGACTGTGAGCCTTGTCCCGGGAAAATAAACGCTATTTTCGTCATTCCGCATCCACCTTTCCAACTGTCTCTCTAATTGTTCCGCACACATCGAATTCGACCATTGTCCTCGCTTGTCTAATCGCATTTAAAATTGCATTGGCATTTGAGGAGCCATGTGCCTTGATGACTGGGGAATTCAACCCGAATAAACCCGCTCCGCCATACTCGGTGTAATCCATTTTCTTTTTTAAACCACGGAGGTCATCTTTCACCAATGCCGCTGACAGCTTGGACTTCAAAGAGGCTCCATATACTTCTTTTAGCATTGAAAAGAAACCCGCTGCAGTCCCTTCAATCGTCTTCAACACCATATTCCCTGTAAATCCATCCGTTACAATGACATCTGCCGCACCGCTTAAAATGTCCCTCGATTCGACGTTGCCGATAAAATGAATGGGCGCTTCTGTGAGAAGTTCGTATGCCGCTTTCGTCAGTTCGTTCCCTTTGCCTTCTTCAGTGCCGATATTCAAAAGTCCGACGCGGGGCTTTTGAATGCCGCGCACTTTTTCCGCATAAATGCTGCCCATGATCGCATATTGCTGCAAATGAGTAGGCTTTGCGTCAGAATTTGCGCCGACATCCAAGAAGACGAAACCTTGTCCATCGATTGTCGGTAAGGTTGGCGATAGCGCCGGGCGATCGATGCCTTCAATCCGTCCTACGATAAATAACCCGGCTGCCATTAGCGCTCCTGTATTCCCGGCAGATACGCACGCATCGGCTTTGCCGTCTTTTACAGCCTGCGCCATCCTTACCATGGAGGCATCCTTCTTCCTTCTGATTGCACGGACCGGCTCATCGTCCGCCTCGATTCTTTCTGTACAATGAATCACTTTCAAGCGTCCATGTTCTTTCAAATATGGTGCCATCTCTTCTTCATTTCCATAAATATGTATATGTATATCTTCAAATTCCGATAGGCTCAGAAGCGCGCCTTCAATAATTTCACCTGGTGCATGATCTCCGCCCATTCCATCCAATGCAATGATCATCATATTTCCCTCCTGCTGTGGTCCGTAGTTTGATACATCTGGAATTCACCGGTGAAAACCGTCTCGTTTTCGACAGTGGAGATGACATCGACAAAAGTTCTTTTATCATTTGAACGCTCTTTATCAACGATGGCACGTGCAATGACCCGATCACCTGATTTGACGGGCTTCAGGAAATGGAGGTTCGATGTGACAGTCAAAGCAAGATCATCATCGAGAACAGCAACTGCCAATGAATTTGCCTGTGCGAATAAATGGTGGCCACGAGTGATTCCACTTCTTCGGAAGACATGATCGTCCGTTACATCAAATATGGAAACAGCCCTCTTGTCCAACTCGATATCTATGATGTCACCAATCACCTCATCGGATTGGAGAGACTTCACTTCTGCATCCATTGTTCGCGCAGCAACGGTTTTCAGTCGTTCACGCAACTCTGGAATTCCACATTCCAATCGATCCAATCGTATCGTCTGAACGCTTACGTTAAATTGTTTGGATAACTCTTCGTCTGTCAGAAAAGGATTTTGTTCGAGGCTCATTTCAAGCTGGCGCTGCCTCTCCCTTTTTGGCACTCTCACTCGATTCACCCTTCCGGATTAGCACTTGGTACTAATACCAGTATATTATCATAGTTCCTCATTGATTTCTACAAAACATTGGATGAAATAAAAACAAACAACAGGCAAAGAAAAAAACTCAATTTCTTGACCTGTTGTTCAATTATGTTTTCAGTCCATACGTTCTTGTGAAAGCGCGCCTGATTGCTCCAAGTCTTCTCTTAGGAATTTATATTCCGGGTCAGTCCAGAATTCATCCGATGCCAGCATCTTCTCAGCATCTTGACGCGCAGTTTCCAACGCACGGTAGTCATGCACCAGATCAGCCATCTTGAATTCAGGCATTCCGCTTTGCTTCTTGCCGAAGAAGTCTCCTGCCCCTCTAAGCTCAAGGTCCTTTTCGGCTAATAGGAACCCGTCATTCGTCTCTGTCATGGACTGCATCCGTTCTTTCCCTTCCTCGTTCTTCGGATCAGCAAGAAGGACGCAATACGATTGGTCCGCCCCCCTGCCGACCCTCCCCCTTAATTGGTGGAGTTGGGCAAGACCGAAACGGGTGGCATCATAAATAAGCATAAAAGTGGCGTTAGGGACATT
The sequence above is drawn from the Sporosarcina luteola genome and encodes:
- the fabD gene encoding ACP S-malonyltransferase; this encodes MTKIAFIFPGQGSQSVGMGAELFNSGGSFLEQADEVLQFGLSRLITEGPQEELTLTYNAQPALLTVGAMIASRLVEEGITPDYTAGHSLGEYTALVASGVLSFEDGVSVVHKRGLFMNDAVPAGEGAMAAILGLDSEKLQEVTDAITANGDSVQPANLNCPGQIVISGTKAGVEKACIELKEAGAKRAIPLDVSGPFHSSLMKPAADRLKKALDEVAMKDALIPVIANVNAETVSDREEIKQLLVEQLYSPVRWEDSVRKLINLGVTHFIECGPGKVLSGLVKKIDRSVTVLPVYDKETMQAVIDAAKGWE
- the fapR gene encoding transcription factor FapR; amino-acid sequence: MRVPKRERQRQLEMSLEQNPFLTDEELSKQFNVSVQTIRLDRLECGIPELRERLKTVAARTMDAEVKSLQSDEVIGDIIDIELDKRAVSIFDVTDDHVFRRSGITRGHHLFAQANSLAVAVLDDDLALTVTSNLHFLKPVKSGDRVIARAIVDKERSNDKRTFVDVISTVENETVFTGEFQMYQTTDHSRREI
- the plsX gene encoding phosphate acyltransferase PlsX, whose protein sequence is MIIALDGMGGDHAPGEIIEGALLSLSEFEDIHIHIYGNEEEMAPYLKEHGRLKVIHCTERIEADDEPVRAIRRKKDASMVRMAQAVKDGKADACVSAGNTGALMAAGLFIVGRIEGIDRPALSPTLPTIDGQGFVFLDVGANSDAKPTHLQQYAIMGSIYAEKVRGIQKPRVGLLNIGTEEGKGNELTKAAYELLTEAPIHFIGNVESRDILSGAADVIVTDGFTGNMVLKTIEGTAAGFFSMLKEVYGASLKSKLSAALVKDDLRGLKKKMDYTEYGGAGLFGLNSPVIKAHGSSNANAILNAIRQARTMVEFDVCGTIRETVGKVDAE
- the fabG gene encoding 3-oxoacyl-[acyl-carrier-protein] reductase, with protein sequence MGRFERKSAIVTGASRGIGREIAILLGKEGARVAVNYSGSKEKAEEVVELIKQSGGDAFAIQANVSDAEQVKQMIDETLKTFGSIDMLVNNAGITRDNLLMRMKEDEWDDVININLKGVFLCTKAVTRQMMKQRAGKIVNLASIVGVIGNPGQANYVAAKAGVIGLTKTTARELATRNITVNAVAPGFITTDMTEALPEEVKAQMLGSIPLGKLGSAEDVAGAVAFLLSDDANYITGQTINVDGGMVM